One Trichosurus vulpecula isolate mTriVul1 chromosome 7, mTriVul1.pri, whole genome shotgun sequence genomic region harbors:
- the EPS8L3 gene encoding epidermal growth factor receptor kinase substrate 8-like protein 3, with amino-acid sequence MDYVSRKDDWSHQELRSALNRSSSIHRPSSKTIYQQRKEYSQTMASEPIILKQRVEHLLTCKLGSETIQEPKDVIKKLQMMDAQGQVWGQDMVLQVKNHWLQILDIETREELDSYPLDGIQFLDAVLNSCSYNSILLIILQELGQPLTSILLFQCWEVGAEILRNNLQKAIDESKGRQESRYRFGDIQPSQNRQEADPLEKYPQNSTEQRLLASYQPRTQEPQVFDQFPLQKAVPERPPDLERDTEELNITLSEIEQFVEMARGIQKNNTKKKKKIWGKKKTPKELPSESQYIECFQKIKHALNLLGKLELYLQEPGAPEFVHILFQALSMVMSNCPNPHLAASVEVPQLTPKTTALLDSCLTLNEMEFWKSLGEFWTASTDYGADQESMNSPHTPRFYGQSESLESSTINHRHNPAKDQDPIPSSPSLSQQPLLMEVQYEFESRNPQELTVAQGEVLEILDQSKQWWLVKNEAGQRGYIPNNILEPLQSNRQRNRGWSSSPTRGPMLRPTSKPQEVRDWLESENFSTITVKSLGMLTGSQLLHMQPRELQLVCPKEAPRILDRLEAVKMMLGPGKRKPHVSHCPGLTQLAAVKQPSPAFTSSLLLPPEDGDLATTA; translated from the exons ATGGATTATGTCAGTCGCAAGGATGACTGGTCCCATCA AGAGCTCAGGTCAGCCCTCAATAGATCCAGCAGCATACACAGACCCAGCAGCAAAACCATTTACC AACAGCGGAAAGAATACTCTCAGACCATGGCTTCAGAACCCATCATCCTAAAGCAGCGAGTAGAG CACCTGCTGACCTGTAAGCTCGGCTCAGAAACTATCCAGGAACCTAAGGATGTAATCAAGAAGCTTCAGATGATGGATGCCCAAGGTCAAGTGTGGGGCCAGGATATGGTCCTGCAGGTCAAAAACCACTGGCTCCAAATCCTAGATATTGAGACTAGG GAAGAGCTGGATTCCTACCCCTTGGATGGTATCCAGTTCCTTGATGCTGTATTGAATAGCTGTTCCTACAATTCCATTCTATTAATCATCCTTCAGGAGCTGGGCCAGCCTTTGACCAGTATCCTGCTATTCCAGTGCTGGGAAGTTGGG GCTGAGATCCTGAGGAATAACCTACAGAAAGCTATTGATGAATCCAAAGGGAGACAAGAATCAAG ATACAGATTTGGGGATATCCAACCCAGTCAGAATAGACAGGAGGCAGATCCCCTGGAGAAGTATCCCCAGAACTCCACTGAGCAGA GACTCCTCGCCTCATACCAGCCTAGAACCCAGGAACCACAGGTGTTTGACCAGTTTCCCCTGCAGAAGGCAGTGCCTGAGCGCCCTCCGGACCTGGAGAGAGACACG GAGGAACTGAACATCACCTTGAGTGAAATTGAGCAGTTTGTGGAGATGGCAAGGGGGATCCAGAAAAATAAtaccaagaagaagaagaagatttgggggaagaagaagacACCGAAAG AGCTTCCTTCAGAATCCCAATACATAGAGTGCTTCCAGAAAATCAAACATGCACTCAACCTCCTG GGGAAGCTGGAACTCTATCTACAGGAACCAGGAGCCCCTGAATTTGTACACATCCTCTTCCAAGCTTTGAGCATG GTGATGTCCAACTGCCCCAATCCTCATTTGGCAGCTTCGGTAGAGGTTCCCCAGTTAACCCCCAAGACCACTGCCTTACTGGATTCTTGTCTGACGCTAAATGAAATGGAATTCTGGAAAAGTCTTGGAGAGTTCTGGACTGCCAGCAC gGATTATGGGGCAGACCAAGAGTCCATGAATTCTCCACACACACCCAGATTCTACGGGCAATCTGAGTCTTTGGAGTCCTCCACGATCAATCACCGGCACAACCCAGCCAAG GACCAGGATCCCATCCCCTCCAG TCCCAGCCTATCCCAGCAGCCTCTACTAATGGAAGTCCAGTATGAGTTTGAAAGCAGGAATCCACAGGAGCTGACAGTGGCCCAGGGTGAGGTGCTGGAG ATTCTGGACCAGAGCAAACAGTGGTGGCTAGTGAAAAATGAAGCCGGGCAGAGAGGCTATATTCCTAACAACATCCTGGAACCCTTGCAGTCAAACCGACAAAGGAACAGGGGCTGGTCTAGCTCCCCAACTCGG GGTCCCATGCTGCGGCCCACCTCCAAGCCGCAGGAGGTGAGGGATTggctggagtcagagaacttctCCACCAT CACCGTTAAGAGCTTAGGAATGCTAACCGGAAGCCAGCTGCTGCACATGCAACCCCGGGAGCTGCAGCTGGTGTGTCCAAAGGAAGCCCCCCGAATCCTGGACCGGCTAGAGGCAGTGAAGATGATGCTAGGG